tctaggaagatgtTAACCCCAAAATGTCTCCATGTTTTCACCATCACTGTGAAGCCTAAGTTATattgttgctttgacaatgtaattTGTGAAGagtatttatttaatgtgattcaTTCAGGTAAACCCTGTTAAATGAACTATcctattctttttttttaattcaaGTGAAAAATTGAACATTTAACAGTAAAATTATAATGTAAAAGCAGATGAGCTGGTTATACTCTTTTTTGCcattttgtcttgttttgtggtggaaaactgagtgggtTGAGCATAACATGttaaccctgttacccatagatagaaaGGCTAAAAATGTTTTAAGAATTAATTGTTTTTTGTGAAGCTggcattcaattgcccctccctgttgcacacaagaGCCTTCCATTCCCCCGGTCACaagggatttatggctgattgaAGGttaaatcgtcaaccctgttacggtcaaccctgttactttatctGGCACTTACATTTAGCATCTTTGTTTcttcattttagtcatttagcagacacccttatccagagcgacttacaggaacaATGATGGTTAATTGCCCTTAAAGGcaccgacagatttttcacctagtcggctcggggattccaaccagtgacctttcggttacttgcccaatgctcttaaccgataggctacctgccgcccagttATTCTTTtctttaacctcttgagatgggaaactATGCTTTTTATTAGGTTGAAAATATGCTCTTCATTATATCTACATTTCTTTCCCACCAAATTACTCTAACCCAGCGTTTCCAGAACTTGGTCCTCGGGACCTtaaggggtgcatgttttggtttttgccctagcactacaaagATGATTAataaactcatcatcaagctttgattacttgaaatcagctgtgtagtgctagggcaaaaaaactcATTGTGaacccaggaccgagtttgggaaacactacCCAAAAGGGGCTCATTACATGGAACGACCCATGTATTTCTCTATACATAGCTCTGCTCTCTGGTATCAGTAACGGAGATCAGCTGCTGTGTATATCAGAGCAGCTGTCAGTCTGACCACACATCTACAATAAAATAGTTTAGTAGGAAGTAAaaagtacaaaaataaaataaaacacaaatgCGGTCTCTAAACTGTGcacaggagggtgtgtgtgtgagtgagtagaggagaggagagtgtgagaggcatgtaggggagaggagggaagagttaAGTGCTCGGATGGCCCAAAAAGCACCTCTTGACATAGAAAGAAGGACACGCACACCTCTTCTCaccagcacacatacacaccctccccactactcccctcctccctctgttctctcacGGCGTGTGAGCGAGTGTGTGTCACCAAGTACCCTGCCCAATCCCAGTCTCCTGTCACCTCTTCAGGGAGGTGCTCTTGAGTTTCTGTGTATATCTGGCCGTGCGCGGCGAACGGGAATGCAGTTTGACAAACAGCTCTGGGAACTTGTACTGAGGGAACATGGTCTCCAGGAATCCTTCTAGGAGCACGTAGACCAGCCGACGATTCATTGGTCCGTGTTGGAACATGTCAAACACACGAAGGATGCCTTTACGAGTCGTATCCGCCCCTATGATGTGCTTCAACTCATCtagaggaggatagagtgagAAATTATGTATTAATAGTGAACAAATgtgttcagtctgtgtgtgtgtgtgcgtgcattacCTGGCATGATTCCCAATAGGTTGGTCTTGGCGGCGACCCGTGTCCTCATGCGGATGTTCTTGTCCCGGCGGGGCGGAGACTCTGCTAGGATTCCGTTGGGCCAGTATGAATCCCTGCACAGGGACGGGACCACAGAGAGTTACCTTCTAACCAATCACACACAGCAAtctaatagtgtgtgtgtgtgtctctgtgtctgtcaccTGAACTTCTTGACGTAGTCTGCCACCTGTTCTGGAGCTGTCATGAAGTCCACATGATCAACAATCTTCCTGCAGAGACCAGAGGGGCAGACAATACAGTCAGATCTCTGTATGTGGcattggtgagtgtgtgtgtgtgtgtgtgtgtgtacagtacctgTTGATAGTGTCTCCGTATGTGGCTCTGATGAGTTGCTGCAGAAGGTTCTTGATGTTCCTGCGAAGCCACTGGTTCCTCTCCTTCAGGTCAAACACCTCATCCATCAGCAGCAGCATCACACGCAGGGGGATGTTATCATCCACCTGGAAAACAAAGTAAACGTTATACCACTATATTGCTTTCACTAATTGAACATGTTCCAGAGGAGAGGGCCTATAAACTGGTGGGACCGTGTGCTAGTCGGGGTGTTGTACTCACGTTGTCGTCCAGCTGGGCTGAGACTCGGCAGTGCTCTGGGTCAACGTTAGACTTGGGGAGCAGTGGAGGCACCTGGACATCAGACAGTAGAGTATAGTCAGAGTATAGTCAGCGTCTGGTTGATGTATAGTCTGAGTATAATTAATACATGGTCAGTCTGGTTGGACTTAAGGTTAGAGAGTGTAGCAAGACTGTTGAACATGGACTGTTTGATGTTGCCCCAGTTTCTCAGACATGCGTCCAATGTTGGTTATATAAGGTTGTAGTATAGGTAGTAGGCCTGTGAACGTTTAAATGCTTTATTGGGATCCTTAacgaaaagaaaaacccttacaTAGACACAGAAactaaacagcatagtgggtcaatttccgtaACAACTAAGATCGTTGAAGCGCGAGGCTCAAATTCTCCGCTGTTTTGGTGCCGTGGCAACCACACTGAACAGTGTGAAGCGAATCTGTGCACATTCGCAGACACTGAGAGCCAAGTGTTGCATCTCACTCATCTCAGTAtcctagcctattcattgatgatGGGTCTTGCTTTACTGACGTTGTGAGACGTTGCAAGACAATAAATTGCGAGATACCGTTTTTGATTGGCAGATAGGCCTAGTGGACAGTTCTGACTTTCTGCCTGGTGGCCGACCTGCCTAGActgtgcccctcccctctctctccgttcctCGCTAGCTCGCTATGAAAGATGCAAGTGTTTGTGTTCTCGGAAGTACGGCAACTAAGTCTCCTCTGTCCCAAAAATTCTGGAACTTGACACTCAGAAATGGGAGTCGAAACTGGGAGTCGACGTGCAAGGAGTCAATTCTTTTGGAGTCAACACCGGGAGTCGATGTGCAAGGAGTTAATTCTTTTGGAGTCGACACCGGGAGTCGATGTGCAAGGAGTCAATTCTTTTGGAGTCGACACTCCACTACTACATCGTTGTTAACATTTGGAAAAATGGTAGAGAAAGACGAGTGACAGCAGCGAAGCCCTGTAGGGCAATACTGtgagaagttaaatgagaaggaAATGTAAACTTTGTAAGGTGGAATTGAGGGACAGTAATCGTAGTACAGCTGCAATGCTTAACCATCTGAAAGGGACACACCGCGAGACCTAAATTGTTGCTGGCATCGCGTGGAATTATGTGCATTTTCTTATTGTTTTAAACGGAAAACCAATATGATTTTTTCAGTTTAAACGTTAAGTAATGTTTtccatttgtcacatccctaaTAGGTCGAGTCCTTACCTTGAACATGGACTGTTTGATGTCCTGGCCCAGTTTCTCTGACATGCGTCCCATGTTATCAGCAGCAGTGTTCATCCCTTCAGCCAGACTATCTGGCAGTCTCTTCACTGCGTTGGACACGTTACGCATCGAGCTACGCAGTGGGTTCACAAACGTATCCATCTGTTGAgacatgtggctcagttggtaaagaatgacgcttgcaacgccagggttgtaggttcgattcccatgggggaccagtatgaaaatgtattcaCCCACTACTgtataaaagcatctgctaaataatgtaaatgagacacacacagacaaacacgcgACAGGTGAGTGTAGTGAGCGATTCCGTAGCGAAGCCACTTGAGTATGTACAGCTGGGCAACGTGAGTTTTTttacatgtaaaaaaatatatcatttagcagacactcttacccAGAGCAAGAGTGTCtgcttacaggagcaattagggttcagtcccttgctcaaggacacatcgaAATAATTTTCACCTAGTCGGATCGGGGactcgaaccagcgacctttcggtttctggcccaaagttcttaaccgctaggctatctgccttgtgtgtgtgtgtgtgtaccttgcgTGCGAAGTCTCCCTTGCCCTTGCTGTATTGCTTATTCTCCAGGAAGTCATAGACATAGTGAACCAGAGTAGGATAGGCCTTCATCATCTCTGGATTCAGCAGcagctaacacacacagagagagaagagaggaatgggCATGGCCACGTAAAACAGATATACTAAAGATataacaactacacacacagaggagagaagagaggaatgggCATAGCCACGTAAAACAGGTATACTAAAGATataacaactacacacacagagagagaagagaggaatgggCATAGCCACGTAAAACAGATATACTAAAGATataacaactacacacacagagagagaagagaggaatgggCATAGCCACGTAAAACAGGTATACTAAAGATataacaactacacacacagagagagaagagaggaatgggCATAGCCACGTAAAACAGATATACTACACACACTCCCACCTGTAGGTATGCGTTGAGATCTTTTTTCCTCTTCTCCAGGAAGTCTCTGTCCATGTTGTTGAACGTCTTCTTCCCTGGCAGCTTCAGGATCGACATCAAGTTCTCAAACTGGAAtatatcaaacacacacatacatgccaGGTTCCCAAAATGGAGGTACATCACACATCCATAGAGTTGGGTGGAGGGTGCACTTGGACCAAAGTCTGtttttagcatgggcagcaccattgggGCTTCCACCAGTAGTCAATTGGGTGGGACTTGCTATGGGTTAAGGCAGGATCACATTTCATTTCATCCAGGTAAGCAAAATTCCTTAAGTGCAGgaggcagtaaatcaccaaccttggctttatacctgttcagactatACGCACTCCAGCACATTAGGTGGTGTTATGCACCTTTTCAGTTTATTTACAAACTGCCAACGGACTCTTAGAAGTATAACTTTAATacaactttaaaatggagatgctGTCACAGACGATGCGATTGCAAGGATGGAAGGTATGGCATCTTTCCATATCTATGTACACACCTTAGAAGTCAGAAGGACTTTGTTATAGGAACACACATATATTTACCTTTACCTGCTCCGTGATCCTCATGTGGAAGTCGTGGAAGTCGGAGTAGCGGCGGTAGGTTTTCCAGGAGTCCTCGCTGCCGTCGTGGTTACGGCGGCACACGGTGATGGCGTAGAGGGCGTAGGTCTTGCCGTGGTCATTACACACCCCTGTAGCACCCAGCAGCCCCAACCCCATACCCAACCCAGCCCCGGGGAGACAAGCATCAGCTACTGATACACAGAGATCAGGGGgaagaggaggcaggagagggcgaggaggaggagagggcgaggaggaggagagggaagggagaaaggaTAAAGAGGAAGcgcacagacagagacagagaaggggaatGAGGACAGATGACAAAAAGTAGCAAAGGAATAAGTGAAGGAAAAAGAGAAGAAATGGTAAAGGTGATGAAATAATGAAAGTGTAAAAAGAAAAGTAGCAGCAACATGAGATGGTAACATGAGTGATACAAGTTGATGGTTAACGTGAGGAGATGAGGTTACAGGTCAAAGggtgatggagaggggaggagggggctaGTCGGGGGAGTGGTCAGTAGTTCaaaaaggcacacacacagttctgGCCCTAAAACAAAAGTTACTCGTCGCACCGCTGTAAAATCTTGCCCACCCTGCCCAACCAAAATCAATCGAAAACATTAATCAAATGTCAAAACATGCTTGCTATTGTATCATCCAAGATACATATTCCATGCCATAAATAATGGAACTCACTGGACTGCCGTCTTGTAGTGTTAGGAGACAACACTGCATCTAGGTTTCTTACAGCATCAAGGCATTTTGACAGGGTAACGTTTTTAAGGCCACTACTGTTGTACCCACACATATCTGAATGAAACCACATTAGTAGTCAGTAGACACACATGCAAGTGAGAGAACAATGGTAGTTGGTTAACTTTCAGTAGCACACTAGCTTAagtcctccaactgctcttaaaacactagtaaaactaaatgcatgctcccACCACAGACAACACACTCATCTGACTGGATATCACAAGTCTGAATTCAagtgtgtgagtacctgtgtcAGAGATGAAGGCGTGTAGCTGTATATTGTCGTCATGGCAGGAATTCGAAAGGTCATCCAGAGACTGTAAACAGTGGAGAGAAACAACCAATAAGAACCAGAGATACTGTTAATCCCTGTACTAACAGCCAATCAACAGCAGCAATACTGCTACTTCGACAGCAGCAAAAGTCAACCATTTCCTAACAGTTGTTAAATCTTATCAACTCTATAGCAGGGTAGCGAACACCACTAGAGGTCCAATAACACCTGTTCTAAAAGACAGTACCGTGACTAGGGCTGGCTGTATTTAATGACTGCACTGAGCGCTGGTGTTTCTCAGGGACTGACGAGGACTTACTAGATTAATGCTTCCTGTTGGAGAACCGTTGAACGATtctgtagaggaagagagagagaaatagttcaAGATATAGGACAACAGTTTCTCTTCAAAGTTATGGGGAATGGGTTAGGCCAGAGGTTTctaactcattccatggagggtcGTGTGTCCTGTtagttttgttatttattttcaaTAGGTGTCcaactaagacctagacaaccaggtgaggggagttcctaactaattgCCTTCATTGATAAAAGGGAGAagcaaaaacccgcagacactcggccctcctctcacacctgggttagggttaagctATGCTTACAACGCACAGACATTGACAGACCGTACTAACCTCCATCTCCGTCATCTGATCCTCTATAAGACGGTTCTTTGAGCATGTCCAGTTCAGCTAACATCCTGATGTAGAGGGGACTCTGTCTGAACGACGGGTAGTACCTCTCATCACGAAGCATCATGTCATacacctgcaacacacacaccagaacacaTGGGAATAGTTTATTTGGATCCACAACAAAACATTGAGCACAAAGGTCTCAAATATGCTTGCTAGCTGTTACAGTCTCAGACAGTTGATAACCTTTTCATCAGACTAACAAAACACACTTTTCTCTGGATCTCGTCGAATATCTCTGGCGTGGGGTCTCCTTCCTTCTGTAGCTTCTCTCTTAGTTTGACTACAGACACCTCATCTACTTGCACCCTGGGGGacgcctggagagagagagaggggaagagggagaaagaaagagagaaaaaggtgGACAAAAGTTGAAGAAAATGTGTGGGTTTGTGCGCGTGTTGCGAAAGTGTATGTGTATGTCGTGAAAGCGTGTGTGTTACCTTATCAGACAGGTACTGTTCATAGACCCCTAATGCTGCAGCCTTCAGCAGTCCTTGAGTGGAACCTCCCTTCTTTCCATCCTTCTgccatccctccatcacctctAGTTGTTGCTGGGCTGTTACTCTGTAGCCCTCCACTGTCAGCCAGAAGAACAGCTCTGCCTGGGCCCCAGCCACCTGCATATAGTCTACAGAAGAGGGTAGAGGTCAAGGGTTAGAGGTAAGGGGTGAGGATGTTCCTATGTAGCCCTCCACTGTCAGGCCCACACATGCCTTCACACACATAGTTTGTTTGCTGTTGTATGTGTTTTTCCCGGTgtcttctgtctgtgtctgtgttttttccCCAACCCACGTCCCCACCGGAGACCATTTGACTCTTGGAGGcacttattgtaaataagaatttgttcttaattgactttcctggttggacactgtgttaacaaacctccaaacgagcttcaatgccatacaacactccttccctggcctccaactgctcttaaaacacaagtaaaactaagtgcatgctcttcaaacgatAGCTGCCCACACCCGCCTGCCTAGcaacactactctggacagttctgacttagaaaatgtggacaactacaaatacctaggtgtctggttagactgtaaactctccttcaagAATCATAttaattaagcatctccaatcctaaattaaatctagaatcatatttcgcaacaaagcctccttcactcatgctgccaaacataccctcgtaaaactgactatcctaccgatccttgacttcggcgatgtcatttacaaaatagcctccaacactattCAGCAAATTGgacgcagtctatcacagtgccatctgttttgtcaccaaagccccatatactacccaccattgcgacctgtatgctctcgttggctggccctcgctacatattcgtcgccaaaccaactggatccaggtcatctataagtctttgctaggtgaagccctgccttatctcagctcactggtcaccataacaacacccacacgTAGcaggcgctccagcaggtatatctcactggtcatcccaaaTCCAACAcccatttggctgcctttccttccagttctctgctgccaatgactggaacgaattgcaaacatcactgaagctggagtcttatatctccctcactaacttcaagcgtcgactgtcagagcagcttaccgatcactgcagctgcacaaagcccatctgtaaatagcccatccaaccaactacctacctcatccccatacttaaaaaattaaataataataataataaattctgctcttttgcacaccagtatccctacttgcacatcctcatctgcacatctgtcactaaagtgttaatttgctaaattgtaattacttttccactatggcctatttattgcctttcctccttcatttacacacactgtatacagattttctattgtgttattgactgtatgtttgttcattccatgtgtaactatgttgtttgtgtcccactgctttgcttcatcttggccaggtcgcagttgtaaatgagaacttgttctcaacaggcctaccttgttaaataaaggtgaaataaaaaaaatgaaaggtTAAATATAATATAAAAACAACTTGGctttgcatgttgtgtgtgtgtggtacagtaCAAACCCATAAAGAATTGCAAGGCGATGTTGTGAACAAGGATGTGTTCCAGTGGTATGATGCACAGCTTGTCGAAATTAGCTGCTAGTTTTAGAGTATCCACTTCCTACAGCAGTGATAGAGAGGTGGAGATAAGGAGAGATAGAAAGCgtgagaacgagagaaagaggtTTAGTAAGTGTGTGTTAAACTAATTTTCACTGTTCATCAAACTCTCCATAATACCCCATGTCTGACCTTCCCTGACTGTAGCCTCTGTATCCTGGTCTCACAGACCTTCTTCACAAACAACAGACTGTTGATCTGATTCTTTATAACATTGatatctgagagagggagagaaagagggaaggaatgggatggagggagatgagaggagagtggAATGAGAGATTaatacatatatttttgggggattgtatgtataaactcagcaaaaaaaacatcctcttactgtcaactgcgtttatttcagtaaacttaacatgtgtagaTATTTGTATTAggataagattcaacaactgagacataaactgaagtagctccacagacaaacagaaatggaataatgtgtccctgaacaaaggaggggtcaaaatcaaaagtaacggtcagtatctgatgtggccaccagctacattaagtactgcagtgcatataCTCCTCACGGACTGCAACAGATTTGCCCGTgcctgctgtgagatgttacaccactcttccaccaaggcacctgcaagttcccagacatttctgggggaaatggccctagctctcaccatccgatccaacaggtcccagacgtgctcaatgggattgagatccaggctcgtcgccggccatggcagaacactgacattcctgtcttgcaggaaatcacgcacagaatgagcagtatggctggtggcattgtcaagatggagggtcatgtcaggatgagcctgcaggaggggtaccacatgagggaggaggttgtcttccctgtaacgcactgcgttgagattgcctgcaatgacgacaagctcagtccgatgatgctgtgacacaccgcctcagaccatgatggaccctccacctcgatcccactcccactccagagtacaggcaacgttgttgccaattatgtctggtgaggacctgtcttacaacaggcctacaagccctcagtccagcctctctcagcctattgcgtacagtctgagcactgatggagggattgtgcgttcctggtgtaactcgggcagttgttgttaccatcctgtacctgtcccgcaggtgtgatgctcGAATTtacagatcctgtgcaggtgttgttacacgtggtctgccactgtgaggatgatcagctgtatgtcctgtctccctgtagtgctgtcttaggcatctcacagtacagacatggcaatttattgccctggccacatctgcaatcctcatgcctccttgcagcatgcctaaggcacgttcacgcagatgagcagagacccttggcat
This genomic interval from Oncorhynchus clarkii lewisi isolate Uvic-CL-2024 chromosome 18, UVic_Ocla_1.0, whole genome shotgun sequence contains the following:
- the LOC139373669 gene encoding sorting nexin-13-like isoform X5 gives rise to the protein MFAEASLSVWGWGGLGVVLFLITFGPFAIFYLAFYICCVVGGGFAVTLLFGKTNSERHLEKCEHSYLPATQTGILKTLDEMRLEQKPIKIDRRLTGSNYIDEPLQQVIQFALRDYIQYWYYTLSEDESFLLEIRQTVQNALVQFSTRSKEVDWQPYFTTRLVDDFATHLRVFRKAQDRLERRDDNKQRDLSEEMVESFFEAEVEMERSVCRDVVCTSLKDEEGFLRDLCEVLLYLLLPPGDFHNKNMRYFLREILARGVLLPLVNQLSDPDYINQFVIWMIRDSSCNYEAFMNILKLTDKVSELEAVKDKALEELQYLRSLDTAGDDINVIKNQINSLLFVKKVCETRIQRLQSGKEVDTLKLAANFDKLCIIPLEHILVHNIALQFFMDYMQVAGAQAELFFWLTVEGYRVTAQQQLEVMEGWQKDGKKGGSTQGLLKAAALGVYEQYLSDKASPRVQVDEVSVVKLREKLQKEGDPTPEIFDEIQRKVYDMMLRDERYYPSFRQSPLYIRMLAELDMLKEPSYRGSDDGDGESFNGSPTGSINLSLDDLSNSCHDDNIQLHAFISDTVADACLPGAGLGMGLGLLGATGVCNDHGKTYALYAITVCRRNHDGSEDSWKTYRRYSDFHDFHMRITEQVKFENLMSILKLPGKKTFNNMDRDFLEKRKKDLNAYLQLLLNPEMMKAYPTLVHYVYDFLENKQYSKGKGDFARKMDTFVNPLRSSMRNVSNAVKRLPDSLAEGMNTAADNMGRMSEKLGQDIKQSMFKVPPLLPKSNVDPEHCRVSAQLDDNVDDNIPLRVMLLLMDEVFDLKERNQWLRRNIKNLLQQLIRATYGDTINRKIVDHVDFMTAPEQVADYVKKFRDSYWPNGILAESPPRRDKNIRMRTRVAAKTNLLGIMPDELKHIIGADTTRKGILRVFDMFQHGPMNRRLVYVLLEGFLETMFPQYKFPELFVKLHSRSPRTARYTQKLKSTSLKSRRQMRK
- the LOC139373669 gene encoding sorting nexin-13-like isoform X9, producing MFAEASLSVWGWGGLGVVLFLITFGPFAIFYLAFYICCVVGGGFAVTLLFGKTNSERHLEKCEHSYLPATQTGILKTLDEMRLEQKPIKIDRRLTGSNYIDEPLQQVIQFALRDYIQYWYYTLSEDESFLLEIRQTVQNALVQFSTRSKEVDWQPYFTTRLVDDFATHLRVFRKAQDRLERRDDNKQRDLSEEMVESFFEAEVEMERSVCRDVVCTSLKDEEGFLRDLCEVLLYLLLPPGDFHNKNMRYFLREILARGVLLPLVNQLSDPDYINQFVIWMIRDSSCNYEAFMNILKLTDKVSELEAVKDKALEELQYLRSLDTAGDDINVIKNQINSLLFVKKVCETRIQRLQSGKEVDTLKLAANFDKLCIIPLEHILVHNIALQFFMDYMQVAGAQAELFFWLTVEGYRVTAQQQLEVMEGWQKDGKKGGSTQGLLKAAALGVYEQYLSDKASPRVQVDEVSVVKLREKLQKEGDPTPEIFDEIQRKVYDMMLRDERYYPSFRQSPLYIRMLAELDMLKEPSYRGSDDGDGESFNGSPTGSINLSLDDLSNSCHDDNIQLHAFISDTGVCNDHGKTYALYAITVCRRNHDGSEDSWKTYRRYSDFHDFHMRITEQVKFENLMSILKLPGKKTFNNMDRDFLEKRKKDLNAYLQLLLNPEMMKAYPTLVHYVYDFLENKQYSKGKGDFARKMDTFVNPLRSSMRNVSNAVKRLPDSLAEGMNTAADNMGRMSEKLGQDIKQSMFKVPPLLPKSNVDPEHCRVSAQLDDNVDDNIPLRVMLLLMDEVFDLKERNQWLRRNIKNLLQQLIRATYGDTINRKIVDHVDFMTAPEQVADYVKKFRDSYWPNGILAESPPRRDKNIRMRTRVAAKTNLLGIMPDELKHIIGADTTRKGILRVFDMFQHGPMNRRLVYVLLEGFLETMFPQYKFPELFVKLHSRSPRTARYTQKLKSTSLKSRRQMRK